A DNA window from Zonotrichia leucophrys gambelii isolate GWCS_2022_RI chromosome 15, RI_Zleu_2.0, whole genome shotgun sequence contains the following coding sequences:
- the TPST2 gene encoding protein-tyrosine sulfotransferase 2 yields MRVTTRRVLLLLGSVAALMVTLHLGQQVLECQQVLSERRHRLMRPENEELVMVDANHVEYRYSKDMPLIFIGGVPRSGTTLMRAMLDAHPEVRCGEETRIIPRVLAMRQAWSKSGREKMRLDEAGVTDQVLDAAMQAFILEVIAKHGEPARYLCNKDPFTLKSSVYLSRLFPNSKFLLMVRDGRASVHSMITRKVTIAGFDLNSYRDCLTKWNKAIEVMYSQCLEIGRARCLPVYYEQLVLHPEQSMQNIMRFLDISWSDTVLHHEELIGKPGGVSLSKIERSTDQVIKPVNMEALSKWIGHIPGDVLQDMAHIAPMLARLGYDPYANPPNYGHPDPLVVNNTHRVLKGDYKTPANLKGHLQVTQNTSSSH; encoded by the exons atgcGGGTCACCACGcgcagggtgctgctgctgctgggctcggTGGCGGCCCTGATGGTGACCCTGCACCTCGGGCAGCAGGTCCTGGAGTGCCAGCAGGTCCTGAGCGAGAGGAGGCACAGGCTGATGAGGCCAGAGAACGAGGAGCTGGTGATGGTGGACGCCAACCACGTGGAGTACCGCTACAGCAAGGACATGCCCCTGATCTTCATCGGCGGCGTCCCCCGCAGCGGCACCACGCTGATGAGGGCCATGCTGGACGCCCACCCCGAGGTGCGCTGCGGGGAGGAGACCCGCATCATCCCCCGTGTGCTGGCCATGCGCCAGGCCTGGTCCAAGTCTGGCCGCGAGAAGATGCGGCTGGACGAGGCGGGGGTGACGGACCAGGTGCTGGACGCGGCCATGCAGGCTTTCATCCTGGAAGTGATCGCCAAGCACGGCGAGCCCGCCAGGTACCTGTGCAACAAGGACCCCTTCACGCTGAAATCCTCCGTGTACCTGTCCCGGCTGTTCCCCAACTCCAAGTTCCTGCTGATGGTGCGGGACGGGCGCGCCTCGGTGCACTCCATGATCACGCGCAAGGTGACCATCGCCGGCTTCGACCTGAACAGCTACCGGGACTGCCTGACCAAGTGGAACAAGGCCATCGAGGTGATGTACTCCCAGTGCCTGGAGATTGGCCGCGCCCGCTGCCTGCCCGTCTACTAcgagcagctggtgctgcaccCCGAGCAGTCCATGCAGAACATCATGAGGTTCCTGGACATCTCCTGGAGCGACACGGTGCTGCACCACGAGGAGCTCATCGGGAAGCCCGGTGGGGTGTCCCTTTCCAA GATAGAGAGATCAACAGACCAGGTGATCAAGCCGGTGAACATGGAGGCGTTATCCAAATGGATTGGGCACATCCCGGGGGATGTGCTGCAGGACATGGCCCACATCGCCCCCatgctggccaggctgggctaCGACCCCTACGCCAACCCCCCCAACTACGGCCACCCCGACCCCCTGGTTGTCAACAACACGCACAGG GTTTTAAAGGGGGATTATAAAACACCGGCCAATCTCAAAGGTCACCTGCAG GTGACTCAGAACACGTCATCTTCTCACTAA